The Henckelia pumila isolate YLH828 chromosome 2, ASM3356847v2, whole genome shotgun sequence genome includes a window with the following:
- the LOC140884395 gene encoding protein SICKLE-like, with amino-acid sequence MARKAEFGSSHKQIPQDMTSAPIKAAGPLGNVSSIWGGSNTHLNYSYMPNTSAYDSLPISGFRQVDSSHAIHGWGRGSRHGNIPHPQLYYHYEFGRGNGHYPNSRRGMGGGHFSAGGRRRKDSDDPVSAELRPDLYYDEEMLEDPWKGMTPVKWEGPSSGNSRLLKSTSVKKAKTSSEGAHKSISQPSLAEYLATSFNENVDGPET; translated from the exons ATGGCTCGCAAAGCTGAGTTTGGTTCTAGCCATAAACAGATTCCACAAG ATATGACTTCAGCCCCAATTAAAGCAGCAGGCCCTTTGGGAAATGTTTCAAGCATTTGGGGTGGATCCAACACGCACTTAAACTATAGCTATATGCCAAATACGTCGGCATATGATAGCTTACCAATTTCAGGCTTTAGGCAAGTGGATTCTTCTCACGCAATTCACGGCTGGGGCAGAGGTAGTAGGCACGGCAACATCCCTCACCCCCAACTCTATTACCACTATGAGTTTGGACGTGGCAATGGCCACTATCCTAATTCCAGGAGAGGCATGGGAGGTGGCCATTTTAGTGCTGGTGGTAGAAGACGTAAAGATTCAGATGATCCTGTTTCCGCGGAGTTGCGGCCAGATTTGTATTACGATGAAGAAATGTTGGAAGATCCATGGAAAGGGATGACTCCTGTTAAATGGGAGGGGCCGTCTTCTGGTAATTCGAGGCTTCTGAAATCTACTAGCGTGAAGAAAGCCAAAACTTCATCGGAAGGTGCACACAAATCAATATCACAACCGAGCCTTGCTGAATACCTTGCCACATCATTCAATGAGAATGTCGACGGGCCTGAGACATGA